A DNA window from Calliphora vicina chromosome 1, idCalVici1.1, whole genome shotgun sequence contains the following coding sequences:
- the LOC135948924 gene encoding odorant receptor 94a-like: MIKTQKPLENSAIKQCDRIFAVRGLLKLMKIMGMWQWKREYTNESEFQKYQRLQNIQRFCIHLPITFTYITLMWLEVFLAPDLDQAGDVLYMSFTELALVVKVFNIWHYSMKACNFINELAYGEHFKLIRAEEVELWQRKQKQFRYLIVVFLTSSIFTITAGSVGVLFSDGHQLPFAYWVPFEWHKDNRNYWIAYLYSVFGIGVTAVTNVCMDMIGSYFLFHTSLLYQLVGLRLSHLKAAAEEDVLKELRIIFKFHKHVRRMTRECETLVSSYALSQIVLSAFILCFCGYRIQKINISENLGQFYSMLQFLFVMILEIFLPCYFANEITWNSSQLCTQVYSSEWLKFSVPTRKLVYLYMEFVKHPEKVKAGNYFDVGLPIFTKVMNNAYSFFALIMNVEK, from the exons ATGATTAAAACGCAAAAACCTTTAGAAAACTCCGCCATAAAACAATGCGATAGAATCTTTGCTGTACGCGGTTTACTTAAACTAATGAAAATCATGGGCATGTGGCAATGGAAAAGGGAATACACTAATGAAAgtgaatttcaaaaatatcaaagattaCAAAACATACAAAGATTCTGCATACACCTGCCCATAACCTTCACCTACATCACACTCATGTGGTTGGAGGTGTTCCTAGCACCGGATTTGGATCAGGCTGGCGATGTTCTCTACATGTCATTCACCGAGTTAGCTTTAGTTGtgaaagttttcaatatttggcaCTATTCAATGAAGGCATGTAATTTCATCAATGAATTGGCTTATGGAGAGCACTTTAAGCTAATCAGAGCTGAAGAAGTGGAGCTGTGGCAACGCAAACAAAAACAGTTTCGCTATTTAATAGTAGTTTTTCTAACCTCCAGCATCTTTACGATTACGGCCGGTTCGGTGGGTGTGTTATTTAGTGATGGCCATCAGTTGCCCTTTGCCTATTGGGTTCCTTTTGAGTGGCACAAGGACAATAGAAACTATTGGATTGCCTACCTTTATAGTGTGTTTGGCATTGGGGTGACTGCTGTTACGAACGTTTGTATGGACATGATTGGTAGCTATTTTCTATTTCATACTTCGCTGTTGTATCAGCTAGTGGGTTTGCGTTTATCGCATCTGAAGGCTGCTGCGGAGGAAGATGTACTGAAGGAATtgaggataatttttaaatttcacaaacATGTTAGGAG AATGACCCGAGAATGTGAGACATTGGTATCATCGTATGCTCTGTCACAAATTGTTTTAAGTgcctttattttatgtttctgcggTTATCGGATACAAAAG ATAAACATTTCGGAAAATCTTGGTCAATTCTATTCGatgttacaatttttgtttgttatgattttggaaatttttctgCCCTGCTATTTTGCCAACGAAATAACTTGGAATTCCTCACAACTGTGTACGCAAGTTTATAGCTCTGAGtggttaaaattttcagtacCCACTCGTAAACTTGTTTATTTGTATATGGAGTTTGTGAAGCACCCGGAAAAAGTAAAAGCTGGTAATTACTTTGATGTTGGTCTGCCAATATTTACAAAG GTGATGAATAATGCTTATTCCTTTTTTGCTCTTATAATGAATGTGGAGAAGTAA